In Zea mays cultivar B73 chromosome 7, Zm-B73-REFERENCE-NAM-5.0, whole genome shotgun sequence, the following proteins share a genomic window:
- the LOC100382688 gene encoding SEC12-like protein 1-like: protein MDGGDAPAAGGGKVACAAWIRRREDKSAAAPARVFAAYGRAGAAGSPAALEVLGFDAKECSLSPSPLARAVIGDGGAGDAPRGIAVHPAGDELVCATAKGCRLFKLIFDEFTVRIIPRDAPLLESVGPQKCLAFSTDGAKFAIGGEDGHLRIFHWPSIKVLLDEPKAHKSFRDMDISLDSEFLVSTSIDGSARIWKIDEGAPLVNLTRSSDEKIECCRFSRDGMKPFLFCTVAKGPKVVTVVWNISDWERIGYKRLLGKPISTLSVSLDGKYLALGSHDGDFCAVDVKKMEVSHWSKKVHLGSPVTSIEFCPSERVVISTSHQWGAELTKLNVPADWKEWQVWLVLLALFLASAVLFYVFFERSDTFWNFPMGRHQPAKPWNVLKESPPVPEDQTPW from the exons ATGGACGGCGGCGACGCTCCGGCGGCGGGAGGCGGGAAGGTGGCGTGCGCGGCGTGGATCCGGCGCCGGGAGGACAAgtcggcggcggcgccggcgcgGGTGTTCGCGGCGTACGgccgggcgggggcggccggCTCCCCGGCCGCTCTCGAGGTGCTTGGCTTCGACGCCAAGGAGTGCTCCCTCTCCCCCTCTCCCCTG GCGAGGGCCGTGATCGGGGACGGCGGCGCGGGTGACGCGCCGCGCGGCATCGCGGTGCACCCCGCCGGTGACGAGCTCGTCTGCGCCACGGCGAAGGGCTGCAG GTTATTCAAACTGATATTTGATGAGTTCACAGTACGCATTATTCCAAGAGATGCTCCTCTACTAGAATCTGTTGGACCACAAAAGTGTCTTGCTTTCAGCACAGATGGTGCAAAATTTGCAATTGGTGGAGAG GATGGACATCTCAGAATATTCCATTGGCCAAGCATAAAAGTGCTTTTGGATGAGCCCAAAGCTCATAAATCCTTCCGAGACATGGATATCAG CTTAGACTCAGAGTTCTTAGTTTCAACATCCATTGATGGATCTGCGAGAATATGGAAGATAGATGAGGGCGCACCACTGGTCAATTTGACTCGATCCTCG GATGAGAAGATCGAGTGCTGCCGCTTTTCTAGGGATGGCATGAAACCGTTCCTGTTTTGCACTGTTGCAAAAG GTCCCAAAGTTGTTACAGTTGTCTGGAACATAAGCGATTGGGAGAGAATTGGGTACAAAAGACTTCTGGGGAAGCCTATCTCCACACTCTCAGTTAGCTTGGATGGGAAGTATCTGGCATT AGGAAGCCacgatggtgacttctgtgctgtTGATGTGAAGAAAATGGAAGTTTCCCACTGGAGCAAGAAGGTCCATCTTGGCTCCCCAGTCACCTCCATTGAATTTTGTCCTAGTGAAAG GGTTGTAATCTCCACATCACATCAGTGGGGAGCAGAGCTCACGAAACTGAACGTGCCTGCCGACTGGAAAG AATGGCAGGTCTGGCTCGTACTCCTGGCGCTCTTCCTAGCCTCCGCCGTCCTGTTCTACGTGTTCTTCGAGCGATCAGACACGTTCTGGAACTTTCCCATGGGGCGGCACCAGCCGGCGAAGCCATGGAACGTGCTCAAGGAGTCTCCTCCGGTCCCCGAGGACCAGACTCCATGGTGA
- the LOC103632070 gene encoding uncharacterized protein LOC103632070 codes for MVFAASGGSSPATAAPGSALGVILTRGFARQVLVGRWFTVLASLLIMASSGATYVFGSYSGALKSSLGYDQRTLNTVSFFKDLGANLGVLPGLLNEVTPPWVVLATGAGMNLFGYLMVYLAVSGRTARPPPWAVCAYFFVGANSQAFANTGALVTCVNNFPETRGVVLGILKGFVGLSGAVYAQLYQALYGGEDAESLILLVAWLPAAVSVAFVHTIRYMPYPRRRRSGGGGGQETSSDPFFCFLYLSIALACFLLVMIVVQGQVPFSRAAYGVAAAPLLILLLMPLGVVVKQEYKIYRERQLDAAADPPPTIAVVDAGAPPVPSSVQMSSAAATAAVEETEQQQQAATSSASSSCCLGSLGGWGVRTMFRPPARGEDYTILQALVSVDMLVLFVATTCGMGGTLTAIDNMGQIGKSLGYPAKSVNTFVSLISIWNYAGRVAAGYVSEAALARHRVPRPLLLTGVLLLACAGHALIALGAPRSLYAASVVVGFCFGAQWPLVFAIVSELFGLRRFSTLHNLGGLASPVGSYILNVRVAGRLYDAAAARQRGGSGRVCLGVECYRRSFLIITAATAAGALVSLVLVWRTWRFYRGDIYARFRDGDGRLPVDRQQEEREKATAANGR; via the coding sequence ATGGTGTTCGCCGCGAGCGGCGGCAGCTCGCCGGcgacggcggcgccggggagcgcTCTGGGCGTGATCCTGACGCGCGGGTTCGCCCGGCAGGTGCTGGTGGGGCGGTGGTTCACGGTGTTGGCGAGCCTGCTGATCATGGCGTCGTCCGGCGCGACGTACGTCTTCGGGAGCTACTCGGGCGCGCTCAAGTCGTCGCTCGGGTACGACCAGCGCACGCTCAACACGGTGTCCTTCTTCAAGGACCTCGGCGCGAACCTGGGCGTCCTCCCGGGGCTGCTCAACGAGGTGACGCCGCCGTGGGTGGTGCTGGCCACGGGCGCCGGCATGAACCTGTTCGGCTACCTCATGGTGTACCTGGCCGTGTCGGGGCGCACCGCGCGCCCGCCGCCGTGGGCCGTGTGCGCCTACTTCTTCGTGGGCGCCAACTCGCAGGCGTTCGCCAACACGGGCGCGCTCGTCACGTGCGTCAACAACTTCCCCGAGACCCGCGGCGTGGTGCTCGGCATCCTCAAGGGATTCGTCGGCCTCAGCGGCGCCGTGTACGCGCAGCTGTACCAGGCGCTGTACGGCGGCGAGGACGCCGAGTCGCTCATCCTGCTCGTCGCCTGGCTCCCCGCGGCCGTGTCCGTCGCGTTCGTCCACACCATCCGCTACATGCCGTacccgcggcggcggcgcagcggcggcggcggtgggcaGGAGACGAGCTCCGACCCCTTCTTCTGCTTCCTCTACCTGTCCATCGCGCTGGCGTGCTTCCTCCTCGTCATGATCGTGGTGCAGGGGCAGGTGCCCTTCTCCCGCGCCGCGTACGGGGTCGCCGCCGCGCCGCTGCTCATCCTCCTCCTCATGCCCCTCGGCGTCGTCGTCAAGCAGGAGTACAAGATCTACCGCGAGCGCCAGCTGGACGCCGCCGCCGACCCGCCCCCTACCATCGCCGTCGTGGACGCCGGCGCTCCACCAGTACCGTCCAGCGTCCAGATGTCATCAGCAGCCGCCACCGCCGCCGTTGAGGAGacagagcagcagcagcaggcggcgaCGTCGAGCGCGTCGTCGTCGTGTTGCCTGGGGTCGTTGGGTGGTTGGGGCGTGAGGACCATGTTCCGGCCGCCGGCCCGGGGCGAGGACTACACGATCCTGCAGGCGCTGGTGAGCGTGGACATGCTGGTGCTGTTCGTGGCGACCACCTGCGGGATGGGCGGCACGCTGACGGCGATCGACAACATGGGGCAGATCGGCAAGTCGCTGGGGTACCCGGCGAAGAGCGTCAACACGTTCGTCTCCCTGATCAGCATCTGGAACTACGCGGGGCGCGTGGCCGCCGGGTACGTGTCGGAGGCGGCGCTGGCGCGGCACCGCGTGCCACGGCCGCTGCTGCTGACCGGGGTGCTGCTGCTGGCGTGCGCGGGGCACGCGCTGATCGCGCTGGGCGCGCCGCGGTCGCTGTACGCGGCGTCGGTGGTCGTCGGGTTCTGCTTCGGCGCGCAGTGGCCGCTGGTGTTCGCCATCGTCTCCGAGCTGTTCGGGCTCAGGCGCTTCTCCACGCTGCACAACTTGGGCGGCCTGGCCAGCCCCGTGGGGTCGTACATCCTGAACGTGCGCGTGGCGGGGCGGCTCTACGACGCGGCGGCCGCGCGGCAGCGCGGCGGGAGCGGGAGGGTGTGCCTCGGGGTCGAGTGCTACAGGCGGTCGTTCCTCATCATCACGGCGGCCACGGCGGCGGGCGCGCTGGTGTCGCTGGTGCTGGTGTGGCGGACGTGGCGGTTCTACAGGGGCGACATCTACGCCCGGTTCCGGGATGGCGACGGGCGCCTGCCGGTGGACCGGCAGCAGGAGGAGAGGGAGAAGGCGACAGCGGCCAACGGTAGGTAG